Proteins found in one Triticum aestivum cultivar Chinese Spring chromosome 4D, IWGSC CS RefSeq v2.1, whole genome shotgun sequence genomic segment:
- the LOC123099390 gene encoding pollen allergen KBG 41: protein MAVQQCTVALLVAVALVAGPAISYAAEASYAPAGPQPKATTEEQKLIEKANNAFKAAVAAAAAAPPMDKGKIFAKTFTQIFGSWSLEGVTDTSSTKAIFNSRVGFTLAGASQKAQGATPEAKYESFVAMFGNSLRIITGILEVQAGEEVKGPIPASELKAIDQIDAAFSTAATAAEAAPKKDRSTVFDSAFSKAIKETTGGAYEGCKFVPAVESAVKKSYATFLPRNPHDKRALIESFLSDTIVSMAAVVAPAPATPTATAAAGGYKV, encoded by the coding sequence ATGGCGGTGCAGCAGTGTACGGTGGCGCTCTTGGTGGCCGTCGCCCTCGTGGCGGGGCCAGCCATCTCGTACGCTGCCGAAGCTAGCTACGCCCCAGCCGGGCCACAGCCCAAGGCCACGACCGAGGAGCAGAAGCTAATTGAGAAGGCCAACAACGCCTTCAAGGCGGCCGTGGCGGCCGCAGCCGCAGCCCCTCCAATGGACAAGGGCAAGATATTCGCGAAGACCTTCACGCAGATCTTCGGCAGCTGGTCTCTTGAGGGGGTCACCGACACGTCCAGCACCAAAGCCATTTTCAACTCCAGGGTCGGCTTCACTCTGGCGGGGGCCTCACAGAAAGCCCAGGGTGCTACCCCAGAGGCCAAGTACGAATCTTTCGTGGCCATGTTCGGCAACTCGCTTCGCATCATCACCGGCATCCTCGAGGTCCAAGCCGGCGAGGAAGTCAAGGGGCCGATCCCTGCTAGTGAGCTCAAGGCCATCGACCAGATCGACGCCGCCTTCAGCACGGCAGCCACCGCCGCCGAAGCTGCCCCCAAAAAGGACAGGTCCACCGTCTTCGACTCTGCCTTCAGCAAGGCCATCAAGGAGACCACGGGCGGTGCATACGAGGGCTGCAAGTTTGTCCCCGCCGTCGAGTCCGCCGTCAAGAAAAGCTACGCCACGTTTCTTCCCAGGAATCCCCACGACAAGCGCGCGCTCATTGAGTCCTTCCTGAGCGACACCATCGTCTCCATGGCCGCCGTCGTCGCCCCCGCCCCTGCCACTcccaccgccaccgccgctgccggtgGCTACAAAGTCTAA